The genomic window CGGTGAGAATGATAGGACTTTGACTGGGAGTGGTCCGGATACTTGGGCTAACACGATTGGAGTCCATGATTTGAATGGTAATGTCTGGGAGTGGACACGGACTGTTGTTGATCAAAGTCATCCGATGCATAAGGGCGGTAGTAATGGTCAGGTCTCGTCTTGGAACAACAATGGCTATCCAGAAACACTCGGCAGCAGTAATTCTGACTTTGGAGGCGACTATTACTGGTCTTCGAGTGATGATAATCGTGCCGTTCAACGCGGTGGTGGCGCGCGCAATGGTGCGCGCGCCGGAGTGTTCTCCCTGACCCTGCACAACGCTCCTTCGCGCTCGCTCAGGTACATCGGGTTCCGGTGTTCTTTTTCCTGATTGCTGAGTGCTGGGTTGCGAGGTGATCAGAATGGGTGAAGTGGATTTTACTGGTTTGCAGGCGTATGAGGAGGTTTCTCCTGCGGTTGTGAAAGGATTAAAGTTGCTGAGAGACTTGGATGATTATGATACTTATTGGGATTTTATTTTGAAAGGTCTGCGGCGTGACTTAGCTGAATCCCTACCCCTGCTCGCTGATGGGTATAACCGGTATCATTATGATGAGAAGGCTGAAGCTTACAAAAAAGTCAGGAGTAAGCTGTCTCGTTGTCAGTCCTGTTTCCTGATTTTGAAGGATATCGGGGTTTTAACGAACGAGGATGTAGATTCAATCTGCCGTAGTTTGGAAGGTGGTATTGGACGCCTTAATGGTTTGATCAGTCGAATGGAGGATGATGAGTGATGCAGGATCTTAAACTGTTTCAGAAAAGCTATGATTTTTATGAGGAAGTTTATCCAACGCTGAAGAACTTTCCCCAATCGGAGCGTTTTGTTATGGTTCAGAAGATTCAGGATTCTTTCTTGGAGTTTATTTCTCACATTATTTCAGCTCGAAAAGCCAGTAACACGCTTCACCACTTGAGGAAGGCAGATAGGGAATTAGAAAAGACGAAGATTTTCTTCCGTCTTTCCCGTGATCTCGGCTTCATCTCCTCTGGACAACATGAAAATATTTCTGAGGATTTAGTTGAGCTAGGTAAGATGCTTGGAGGCTGGATTGAAAATGAAAAATGATATTAAGGCAGATGCTGTTTTCGGAACTCGTGCCGTTCAACGCGGTGGTAACGCGAACAATGGTGCAAACGCCGGCGTGTTCTCCATGAACCTGAACAACGCTCCTTCGAACTCGAACAGGAACATCGGGTTCCGGTGTCCTCCCAACTACTTCAAACATTCTGTTTGGAGTTCGAGCAAATCCTTGATTTGCGACAGGCGAGAACTCAGTCATCCAATTTCTTTGGGATGCTGGGGCAAAGCCAACCGGAGGGAGAACTTCGGTATCTGCCAGCCCAACCAACACGATTGTGTGGAGGCGAAAAATTCTCTTACCAAAAAATGGGCGACAGCCAGTAAACCATTGATGGTTGAAAGCTGAAGCCCATCTACATCTACTTTCATCATGGTAAACAGCTTTTCAAAAGACTTTGAAACTGTAGCTGGGTTTCAACCGCTTTACAAAGGCTACAAGAAAGCAAGGAAGGGCAAGCGTTACAGCAGTGAGGTATTAGCTTTTTCTGAAAGCCTTGAAGACAACCTTTTCGATCTCTCAAACGATCTTTTGACACAGAGTTACTGCCCTAAGGGTTTCAAGGAGTTTAAACTGTTTGATCCAAAGGAAAGAGAGATTAAAGCCCCTTATTTCCGTGACAGGATAGTTCATAGAAGCCTTCACATATCTCTGGAACCTTTCTTCGATAAAAGGTTTATAGAGCATTCTTATGCGTGTAGAAAAGGTAAAGGCACGCATGCCGGTGTTGATAAGGCACAAGAATTTATGAACAAGAGTGATGCCGAATACTTTCTGAAATGTGATGTTGAAGACTACTTTGGCTCCGTTGATCATAAAATCCTAACTGATATGTTGGATAGGAAGATTAGAGATGATAGGATAGTTGATTTAGTTAGAACTATTTTAGCGGATTCTGGAGACAAGGGTATGCCTATCGGCACTCTTTACAGCCAGTTATTCGCCAATATCTATCTTAACAAGTTTGATCATTTTGTAAAACAGTCGCTTCAGGCTGATTACTATGTTCGTTACATGGACGATTTCGTGTTTTTCAGTGATTCCAAGCAACGGCTTCATCAGTTGAGGGAGGCGTCTAAAGGATTTCTTAGGAAGGAGCTGGATCTGTCGCTGCCGTTCTCCAAAACTACTTTAGAACCAATCCAAAAAGGATTGATCTTTCTTGGTTACAGAATCTTTCCAAATCACAGAAAGCTCAGGAAAAGAAACAAGCTGGGTTTCAAGGAAAGGCATGGAAAGCAGAGATCAGAGTTACAACGGGGTGAATTGACTTTTTCTGAGTTGAGGGATTCTATTGAGTCTTGGAAAGGACATGCTGAACACGCAGATACAGAAAACCTGTGTGAAAACTTTCTTGGCAGTTTGAGTTAATTTTTTTCAACTTGTTTGAGTCTTTTCTTGATTTTATTCTCTGCTTCTCCTTCCAGCTCTACTTTTTCTATTTTTCCTTGTTCTGTGAGTTCCAGAATTGCTTCTTCCTTTTTAGTCAGATTTTTCCCTTTATTATCTTCTTTAAGGTATCCTCTTATGGCTTCTCTTACTACTTCAGACATTGAACTGTAGTATTCTTCTTCTTTCTTCTTTTCAAGATCTTTCCTCATTCCGTCAGGAACTTCCACACTTAAGGTCATAATCTTCTATTAGGGCTGAATCCTCTTAAATCTTGCTCTTTTCTGAGAAAATTTGTTGGATAATATGGATTATTCACAGTTTTTAATAAGTAGAAGTCCGATAGGTGTTTCATGGAGTTGGATTATCATAAGGGTGCTGAAAAGGATCTTGATGAGTTGAATGATGAAGTTGAAAGCGAGGTTAGAGACAAAGTATCTGAGCTTCGGGAGAAGTTGACTTCTCACTCGGATGTCAAATTGATTAATATTGAGGGTCGACCAGTTTTCCGACTGAAAGTAGGAGAAAGAAACCAAAAACTAGACCATAGGGTTATATTTGATATTAAGAACTCTGATATACTAGTTCTAGCTGTCATCCACAGGGATGAAGGGTACAACACCATTTCTATTTAAACGAAATTAAATCCTATCCAATTTTTCAGCTGCCACTATGAACATTGAGTGACTCCATGCCAATGGTTCTATTCCTTGTCTGTCTCTGGAGAACTTCTGTTCCGGAATGTATTTGCCTCCTATTTGTTCGACCTGTCTGTCGAATATTTCATGTGCTTCGTCTTCTCTTCCGAGTTCGTGGAGTGCGATGGCGTACCAGAATGTTAGAAGCGGCCAGGCTCCTGCTCCTTTCTTCAGGTGTTTGGTATGGTGGATTATGCCGTCGTACATGTCGCCAGAATAGCGCATGACTCCTTCATCAATCATCAATTTTTCTTCAATGAGTTTGACAGTATTCTCCAGTTTCTCGTCTTTCTGTACTACGTTGAATGGCCATAGGAGTCCTAGGCTGCATGCGTCGACTGTTTCATCGACTACATCGCCGTATGTCCGTGGATAATATGTTTTCTCATTTTCTGTTGCTTGGTGTTGTTCTAGTCTTTCTCTCATCTGTTCTGCGGTTTTGAACCATTTCTGTTCGTCCATTCTGTCCGCGGCCAGGTAAAGTGCTTCTGAGGAAGCTGCTAGTGTGTAGCTAAAGTTTTCTTTCATGTCTGGGTGTGCTTCTCGTTCCTCCCATAGGTCGTGTGTGGCGTTGTGGAAGCATTCTTCGTCCCACTGGCTCCAGAGTCCATCGGCAAGTAGGTGGATGATTTTTTCCTGTCTATCGTCTAATTTGTCGTTGGTCTCCAGTATGCACCATAGGAGGGCTGCAGCCTGGTCGGGTTGGAACTGGTGTCCGAAATCTGTGTCTCGTGGTCCGTTGGTTGAGTAGCGGTGGTAGATTACCCCTGAGTCCTCGAATCCTTCTGCTCTATCCATCAGCCATTCATAGAATCTTTCTTCCTGTTCTTCTTCGCCTAGGATGTCGAGTGCATAAAGTGTGAATGCGGCGTCGCGCGGCCAGACGAAACGGTAGTTAGCGACATTGTCTGGATAGTATTCTTTATCCGAGTTGCCGGCCACGACTGCTCCGTTTTCTAGGCATACATCGTTCAGTACTTCTCGAGAGGATTCAACCAGCTCCGCTACTCTTTCATCCATACTAGCGTTTTTCTCTTCGCTGGTTAAAATACTCTTCACTCTGCTGAGCATGAAAAAGGAATTAGCCTATTCTGGTGTAAGTTCATTGTTATCCAACCAAGCAACCATCTGACCAAACATGTACTCCTTCCCATCCCTAGAGAAAGAATGCTTCTCACCTTCAATCTTATCCAGCATCACGGAAGTATCCAGTTTCTCAGCTGCCTCAAAACTGAACTCGGGATGAACAGTGGTATCTGCTGCACCATGGAAAATCGCCACAGGAATATATAGACTATTTTCCAACTCCTCGAAATCGTAACTGTCGAAGTCATCAAAGAAACTCTCATCTATAGGCTTACCATCAATATACTCAAAGCGACCCTTAGCTTCAACAACTTCCCTAAACTTATCCATGATTTCCTTATATGTCACAGGTGCCTTCCCAATAACAGCATCAACATCTATATCTTCAGCAGTGTGGAAAACAACTTTTCCGCCGAAACTAGTGCCGAAGAGAATAGTATTTTCTGGTTCAAAATAATTTACGACTGCTTCTAAGTCCTTGATTCTAGAACTTAAGTCCTGGTCAATAAACTCTCCATCAGAATCTCCGTTGCCACGGAAACTAAGAGTAACTACATTGAAGCTTTCTTCAGCTAACTCCAAGTACTCTGATTGTCTTTCCTTGTTTCCACCAAATCCGTGGCAGACAAAAATCCAAGTGTCTGAGTCTGCTTCTTCATGAGTTACTGCTACTTTTTCCCCGTTTTCAGCTTCTATAGAATATTCTTTCATATTACTGCTTATTTCCTCAATCTTTTTTCGACCTGCTGCTGGAAATCCATCAAATGCTCTGTAATCACGGCGAATCCTTGGTGTGGATGGTCGAAGTAAGAGAAGTAGTTGTGGACCGATCCGTCATCGTATGTTTTCGTAGCGATATGGTGCAGGTGGTCGCTGGTCAGGAATTTTCGCCAGACTTCTTTGATCTCCGGATCGTCAAGCTGTTTGACTTTTCCTTCTAGTTCCTGCATTTTCTCGAAAAGCATCTTCTGCATGGGGTTTCCAAGCCAGGCTGAGGCATCCATTTCCTGGTCTGCCCATGATACTGTGTTGTATTCGAATGCATCGAACTCGCCGACAGGTTCGTTATTTTGTGCGACTTCTCTTACCTTGGCAAATTCCAGGTTGTCGTGTTTGAGTGTTTCTTCTGGTAGTGCTTCGAGGAACCAGAGGATGCCTGTGCCTTCCCAGTGGTGTTCTCCAAAGGTTTCATAGTCCATGAACAGGTTTAGCATGTCACCCTGCGCCTCTGAAAGCCACAAGGCGTATTTTTCAGCTGTCAATGGGTACTCATCCCACCATTCAGCAGAGAATCGATACCCTACATCGTCCGTTAGCTTTCTGTTTCTCAGCATCACATTGTTTCCATTTTCAGTGACGAAGTCTGGCTGAGTATAAGCGTGGTTTGGGCTTCTCCATCCGAGGATTCTGTCAGCGCCTTCGGTAAATATTCCCTTGTATCCCTCTTCCGCCGAAATTTTCCCGATTTCGTTGTGGTAAATCAGCTCAGTGTTTGTCATAACCTGAGGATTCACTCCAAAAGTATCTTCCACAACTTGTCTATGATGGTTTAGCTGCCATCTGAACTCTTCTTTGTCGTTGAATAGTCCTGCGAGGCTGTGCTGGTATGCCTGTCCGATGAAGTCGATAGAGTTGTCTGGGAACTGGTTCAGCATGTCGATGAGTTCCGGATGGTATTTCTTGGCTTGTTCTATCCAGGCAGTTGACACCGAAAAGTTTACTTTCAGGTTTCTGTCGTCTCCCTCTCGTCTTTTGGCTTCTCTTAGTAGTCTTTCGGTTGCTGGGAAGTAGCAGTTTTCTGCGACATCTTTGAAGAAGTGTTCGTTCATCTCATCGTCGAAGTATCGGCCGTAAAGCGTGCCTGCGTCCTTTTTTACTCCGTCAATCCTGAGTCTGTGTGGTTGATGTACTTCGAAGGAGAGGGTTACTGGTAACATAAGTTTGTCTTTTCAGTCGTGGTTTAAATCCGGCACGGTATCTAGGGTTTAAAATTCAAAGATACCTAACTCAAACTGTGAACTACCGAACCCAGGAAGTAGAAAACGGAACACTCATCAAAGTGGAGGCCGACGAAGCAGCAGTGATAGTCAAGGAAAACGGTGAGGAAAGAATATATCTGCCTTCAACAAGCCATAATGATTCCACATACTACACATCTGACACTAAATCGCTGCAACAGTCTCAACAGGGTTTCTCAGTAGTTCACAACGGTCAACCAGATTCTATAAAGGTTTTCTCAACACAGGAGAATTAGAATATGGACACAATCACAACAGAAGAACTTCAACAACTCAAAGACTCAGGAAAACCATTTAGACTCGTCGATGTACTATCCATAGACCACTTCCAGGAAGAACATATACAGGGAGCAGTCAACCTTCCGCTGAGCGATATCGCATCAGAGGCCATGGACCGATTCGACATGAATGATGAAATCATAGTGTACTGCAAAGACAAGGAATGCTCCGCAAGTCCGAAAGCTGCAGCCAAACTCGAAAGCATCGGTTTCCAGAATGTAAAAGACTACGAAGAAGGCCTCAAAGGCTGGAAAAACGCAGGAAAACCTACAGAATCATAAATTCCTGTAAATCTCTATTATTTCATCTGTCATTTCTCCCCAACTCCTACTTTCTTCATCTACCACTATATCCTGTCTGAGTCCTTTCTTCAATCCTTCAGCAATAGAATCTGAATCAGGATCAATCTCAATTATAGAATCACCTGATATAAATTCGGAGACGCCGTTTTCAGTCGCCAGTACGGGTGTTCCGGACTCCAATGCCTCGCTGATAGTTAGACCAAAAGGTTCGTTGATCGAAGGTGAGACAAAAAGGTCCGCACATTTGTAGTAGTCGCCAAGCTCCTCTGTAGGGATGAAGCCGGTGAAAATAGTGTTCTCATGAATATCTAGCATTTCTGCGAATTTTTCCAGGCTTTCACGCATCTCGCCGTCACCTCCGATTACTAAAGTAGCTTCTCCGCCATTTTTCAGGAACTTCTTGAAGCCGTAGATCAGGTGTTCGATTCCTTTCTGCTCCGCGTGCCGTCCAACGAAGAAAACCATGTTATCTTCGATATCCAGCTTTTCCTTGATGTCCTGTCCTTTGCCTTGGGGCTTGGAGAACCCGTTATAGATTACCTTAGGCTTTTCTCCGTGCTCTGATTCTACTTCTTCAGCCAGTTTATTACTTACAGCTATAGCTTTGCCAGGTTTCTCGACAGCCAGTTTCTCCAGGTCTGTAACCTCTCCATCATGGTGTTCTCTGCTTCTCCCGGATGCTAAAGAATGAATAGTCGAAACCCAGCTACAGTCGCTGTACTTCTGTGCTTTGAAACCGGCTTCTGCGCCAAACCAGTCATGTGTATGGATAATATCGAAGTCATCGGCTAATTCAGCTACTTGAGAACTCATTTCGCGGGCCTTCCAGACCATGTCACCCTCGCCCACATCTAGGCCAACGATGTTTTCTTTCTCTGGAGCCCTATCTTGGGGTAAAGCTAGTTTTACCTCTACATCATCTCTTTTCTGAAGCTCCTCAAACAGATGCTTCACATGGATATCTAGGCCGCCATCAATGTTCGGAGGATAGCCCCACCCCAGCAAAAGGATTTTCTTATTCATTAAGAAAAGATAGAGAAAAGGAATGATTTATTCGATGTGCATTTTTTCGTTTGTCATTTCGATGCTGGTTTCTTTGTCTTCCATGTCGAACATTGCTCTGATTGCGTCTACATTGTCTGGTACGACGATGCTTTCTTGGTGTACCATGTGGATCCAGCGTAGTTTGCCGTCTTCTACATCGATTGTTTCTCTCCAGACCCCTGCTTCTGGCATATCACTTCTAGGTCGTTCCAGGTCCCGCATCATCTCATGGACTTTTCCTGTTGAGTCGTATCCTTCTCCAGCATTAATCAATCTGACTCTTGGCTGATCTTCGAACGCCTGAACAGCTTCTTCTTCCGAAATATCTTCCTCTAGATCAACTGTAACCATGTGTACATGTCCAAAGGTTACAGGTACTTTGACAGCAAGTGTAGTAATATCCAGTTCCGGCATTACTGCCTGCACATCCGGTCCGTGATGGCTTGGAACTTCTGTGACTGGAATAGTCGAGTTGATCGGTCCTCTCCCGTCTTGTGGGATGTCGCCGCCTCTTCTGACAAGATTGGCGGTTGCACTTTCTACTCCGAACCTTTCATCTACTACACTCATTGTTCTGGATAGAGAAGTTGTGTTGCATGAGACTACTTTGACAAAGTCTTCGCCTCTGGCTTCTTCATAGTTGGCGTCTGCGTTGAACTTTACTTCAGCTATGTCGTCTGACGCCCCGCCCTGGAAAACTGCTTTAACATCGTTTGGCTCGTACAGGTTCTCTTTGTTGGCTTCGTCAACTCCTGGAGGAGTACAGTCGACCACAACATCTATTTCATCTAGTTGATCTTCCAGCAATCCTTCTACATAGAATCCTTGTTCCTCCAGATTTTCTTTTCCTTCCTGGTTGGAGGCGTAAAGATGAGTTCCGTGGAGGGGTCCGTCCTCGCTGAGAACTGTTCGGAGTCCTCCTGTCTGACTGACATCTGCGATCCCATACAGCTCCATGTCGTCCTGTTTTTTGACGGCTTCCGCCACTCTCTTACCAATTGTGCCGCAACCGGCTATTACAACTTTTACCATATTACCACATATTACAGAAAGAAGAGGCTGGAATAAAAGTTTGAGGTCAGCTTCTGAATTCTTCAAGTCTCTCGATCTTTCCGCTACCTTTCCTTTTTCCACGGTTATGGAAGGCTCTTTCTTTTTTGTTGTCTATAACTGCTGTCCAGTCATCGCCTTCCTCTATTTCAATCTCTCCTCGGCATTCGACTCTCATTTCATGTAAACTGTGTCCCTGCCAGCCCTCTCTCTTCAGCATTTCGAAAATTTTGCATAGCCAGTCCGGTCCTGGTTCAGGTCTTTCGATGAAGAAATAACCGCCTTTAGTGATGTGAAACTCCACGCAAGTGGCTAGTCTCTTGGAGTTTTCTTCAGAATCTGGTTCACTCCAGACAGTAAAAATCTTGAAGCTGTTCCAGTCTTCGGGATACTCGTCACTTGGGTCGTCACCATATTCCAAAGTTTCAACTCTCATGCTTCAAAACTCTTCTACTTTTAGTTCTTCTATTCTTTTGAAGTGTTCGTCTCTTGTAAGTATTTTTTCGTTTAGGTGGCGTGCTGTTCCTGCTATTAGGTAGTCAATTGAGCTGATAGGTTTTCCTTCGGCTGTAAGTTTTTTTCTGATTCGTGCGGCTTCTTTTTCTATGGCTGGTGTTAGTTCTGCCTGGTTTAGTTCGTTTTCAATTCTTGTTATCTCTTTTTCTGATTCTGTCCCTGAATATAGTTCATAGAGGACGCCGGGAGCTAATAGAAGTGGCTCTTTCCTTTCTTTCAGCTCTTCCAGCTTCTTTACAGCGTTACTGTCATTATTGAGGATGTCGATCAAAAAGTTGCTGTCAATAATCATTTCTCTTCTGAGCCTCGATATCCTCTTCATCAATCTCCTTGATATTTTCTCTAGCTTTCTCAGCTTCCTCATCGCTCCATGAGCCTGTGAGTTCCTCTAAAGTATTATAATCTCTGTCCATCTCATTTCTCAATGCTTTTCTGATGAAGTCAGACCGGTTCTTGTAGCCTGGAATCTTCTCCACAAACTTGTCCACGATGCTTTTCTCTTCGTCAGGAATGTTTACAGCAACCTTCGACATAACAAATATAATACAGCTGTATTATTTTAAATCTTGTTCTCAATATGTGTCCATGGAAATGGAAAGAAAACCAGAGTCACACAAAGGAGAAAACGGGAAAGTAACAGTTATAGGAGGCAGCAAAGATTTTACTGGTGCTCCAGCCCTTTCTGCTCAGGCGGCTCTGAGGACTGGCTGTGATCTTGCAAAAATCGTTACATCTGAAGAAGTTTCCAGTGTTGTGGCGTCCTATTCTGAAAACTTGATTGTGAGGGAGTATTCTTCTGGTTATCTAGGTCTTTCCGGAGTAGAGAACTGTATTGATGCTGTCAGGTGGTGTGATGTTTTTGTAATAGGTCCTGGACTCGGTAATCCTGACTCCGAAGCAGTCGGGGAAATACTAGAAAGGACGAATAAAACTGCTGTAGTCGATGCAGATGCTATTAAGCCAGCGCTAGAGGCAGATTTAAGCAACGCTGTTTTGACTCCACATAGAGGAGAGGCAGAGCTGATTAAGGATGAATATGGTTCTGTAGAAAGTTTCGTTGGCGAGAATGAGGATATAGTGGTTTTAGTGAATGGTGAGACGGATAGGGTTTATTCGGATAAAGGTGTTGAAAAGGTAGACGCTGGTCATCCAGGTATGACGGTTGGAGGAACGGGCGATGTATTGACAGGGATTGTTGCTTCGCTTATCTCTCAAGATGTTTCAAAAAGAGAGGCTGCTGTCAAAGCTGCAGAAATAAACGGCGAGGCAGGCGAGGAAGCTGCTGAAGAATATGGAAATAGCTTACTGGCGACAGATATTATCGATTTAATTCCATCGGTCTTATGAGAAAAGTATAAAGGATTTAACGGGTAGTTTTTACTATGGATGATGACTATGAACTTAGTTTGGCGGCTCTTGTAAGCACGACTCTTGGTTTGTCTGAGGTAAGTAGTATAGGAGATAACAGTTTGGATTCACATGATCCCGCAGTTCTGGATCGCGATTATGATGGTGGTGTCACTGATGCGGAGTATGGTCAAATCAGAGCTGAGAAATACAAGAACTATTCAAGGCGTGAGATGTAGTTTTTCATTTATCTGCTGTCCCATGAAAAGCGTTTTCCTTTTTCCAGCCGGGTTCGAATTCGTACTGTGTACCTGATTTCTTGATTGTTTCTTCAAGTTGTTTTATCTTGTCTTTAGCGCATTCTGGTACGAGGTAGCTCCATTCGCCGCCTGAATTGACTCGTCGGCGTACCTCGGTTCCTGAGTAGATTTCTGGCTGATGCATGTTGGGTTCTGCTACTTCTACTTCGTCCTCGAATATTTTACGGACTCTTTCATTTCCTGAGATTATTTTGTCTGCTTCTGTCTTTTCCAGAACCTCTTCTTTCCATTCTTTGTCGCTTTCACGGTCAGATACTTCAAAAATCTTGATATCAGGGAAGCATCCTCGGATAATTTCTTTCCTCTCCTCGGCAGTTAAGGGGTTGTCGTCCGTTCGGCTTTTCTCGGAGCTGCCTATTACCAGAACCAGTTCTCCTTCGTGATTGTCCACTACATGCTTGTGGCCAAGGTGGAAAGGTTGGAATCTTCCGATAAAAGCCGAAACCATAACTCAGAAACCGTATAGCAAACTTTTAATCCTGCATCTCCACATACCGAACACCACCATGACTGGTTATTTCACCATCTTTCCATTTCCTCAAGACCTGCTTGTCGTCCTCTCTAACAGGGCCAACGATCACTCCACCATCTTCAACAAAGTTAAGGGCTTCGTTAAAGTTTTCTGTGGCGCAGGAAAATAGGATCCTGTCAAACTTTCCATCGACAGAACTAAAACCGTTTCCATGTCTTATCTCAACATTTTCTGGTATCTTAGGCCGTGAAGCCTCGGTCAGTTCTTTATTGATTTCTACGCCAATTACTCTATCTGTTAATTGTCCTAAAATCGCTGCCTGATATCCTGAACCAGAACCTATCTCCAGAACTTTATGACTGCTCTCTAAATCCAGTAGTTCTGTTACTTCTGCTACGATATGCGGTGCTGAGATTGTCTCGCCATTAAGAGGCAGAGGTTTATCCGAGTAGGCATCTTCTATAAAACTCTCCGGCACGAAATCTGCCCTATCAACTTTCCTGAAAGCTTGTTCCACTTTCTCAGATCTTATTCTGTCTTGCCTGATCAGGTAGTCTACTAGTTCGTCGTTCGAATTGGGCTTCCTCTGCATCACTCAAATAATGAGTCTCCAGCCTCTAAAACATCAGTACGGTTAAGTTCAGGAAACTCTTCCAATTCGTATTCTTCCAAAAGTTCGTGACCTATAGCTGTTTTCAACTGCCAGGAAAGGTTTTCTGGCTGCTCTGATATCTGTTCTGAAATATCTGTCTTTTTCTCTGCCCATTCTTCCTGTAAATCTTCTATCTCTACTCCTTTTTGATCTGAAATCTTCTCTATAACCATTAAGCCTGTGATGGAGGCTAAAACCTGCTGCCAGACAAAGTTAACTTCTGAGTTCTCGTAGAACCATGTCTGACCATAAATGTCCGCTGTTAGATCTTCAAGGTTTTCTTTCCAGCTGTCAACTTCGGTGTTAAAGAATATTTCTGCTGTGCTGGGGCTTAGGGCTGTTCCAGATACTCCGAATCCTTCAACCGCATCCAAACCTGTATGACCAAGAGAAAATTCTAAATCTTCATCTTTCTCCAACACATATTTGCAGCCTTCCAAGGTTTTCTCGACTGCTTGTCTAGCTTCCCGTAACTCGTGTTCTTCCGGCTTGATTGAGTAGTTCATGGATATGCTGTTTTTTCAAGTAATTTATTCGACGAGGGTTCAGTATTCTCTTTCTTCCAGTTTTTCTTCATCTATGATATCTCTTACTTCTTCAATTATCTCTCCTGAAAAGACTACCCTGCCTTCGTGGTCACCCAGGAAGATCCATGAGAGATCTTTTGGGAAGATATAGAAAGTTATGAGGTCATCTCTTACCTCCAGAATTTCTTCTGGTTTTATTTCCGCAGCCTTGGAATCGTATTTTTCCTCGAATGTTTGCTGAAAGCTGGGAACATACTGTCCGCCGCTGAAAGCCACCATGAAAAGTTTCTCATCTCGTTCCTTCAGAAGTTCTGTAAACTTCTTTAATCTCTCATCGTTCTCCTTCTGCTCTCTCCAGGGAGTAGCTAAATAGCTGCCTATATTAACAGGCTCCCAGTTGTCATCAACATCGCCAGGAATACCGAACTCTTCCTTTATTCTTTCTCTAAACCTTTCATCTTCTTTTTCGGATAGGATTCTCATTGTTGATTTTCTCTTCCATTGAATTTCTCTTTTAGTAAGGGTATCAGTTCTTTTGCGATTTTGAGGATTTTTTCTGCTTCTTTTCTCTTTATGTCTTCTCCACGGTATTTTGAGTCGTTTCTGAGTTTGCGGAACTTGTTTAATTTGTTTGTGGTGCCGTAGGGAATTTCTAGGTTTTCGAATCCGTAGATTATTGATGCTTCATGGCTGTGTGGTTTGTAGCCGTCGAGAACTAGGAAGGCGTCTAGAGCTTCTCGAACTGCTTCA from Candidatus Nanohalobium constans includes these protein-coding regions:
- a CDS encoding NAD(P)H-hydrate dehydratase, with protein sequence MEMERKPESHKGENGKVTVIGGSKDFTGAPALSAQAALRTGCDLAKIVTSEEVSSVVASYSENLIVREYSSGYLGLSGVENCIDAVRWCDVFVIGPGLGNPDSEAVGEILERTNKTAVVDADAIKPALEADLSNAVLTPHRGEAELIKDEYGSVESFVGENEDIVVLVNGETDRVYSDKGVEKVDAGHPGMTVGGTGDVLTGIVASLISQDVSKREAAVKAAEINGEAGEEAAEEYGNSLLATDIIDLIPSVL
- a CDS encoding adenylyltransferase/cytidyltransferase family protein is translated as MVSAFIGRFQPFHLGHKHVVDNHEGELVLVIGSSEKSRTDDNPLTAEERKEIIRGCFPDIKIFEVSDRESDKEWKEEVLEKTEADKIISGNERVRKIFEDEVEVAEPNMHQPEIYSGTEVRRRVNSGGEWSYLVPECAKDKIKQLEETIKKSGTQYEFEPGWKKENAFHGTADK
- a CDS encoding glycosyltransferase family 4 protein — protein: MNKKILLLGWGYPPNIDGGLDIHVKHLFEELQKRDDVEVKLALPQDRAPEKENIVGLDVGEGDMVWKAREMSSQVAELADDFDIIHTHDWFGAEAGFKAQKYSDCSWVSTIHSLASGRSREHHDGEVTDLEKLAVEKPGKAIAVSNKLAEEVESEHGEKPKVIYNGFSKPQGKGQDIKEKLDIEDNMVFFVGRHAEQKGIEHLIYGFKKFLKNGGEATLVIGGDGEMRESLEKFAEMLDIHENTIFTGFIPTEELGDYYKCADLFVSPSINEPFGLTISEALESGTPVLATENGVSEFISGDSIIEIDPDSDSIAEGLKKGLRQDIVVDEESRSWGEMTDEIIEIYRNL
- a CDS encoding protein-L-isoaspartate O-methyltransferase family protein, which translates into the protein MQRKPNSNDELVDYLIRQDRIRSEKVEQAFRKVDRADFVPESFIEDAYSDKPLPLNGETISAPHIVAEVTELLDLESSHKVLEIGSGSGYQAAILGQLTDRVIGVEINKELTEASRPKIPENVEIRHGNGFSSVDGKFDRILFSCATENFNEALNFVEDGGVIVGPVREDDKQVLRKWKDGEITSHGGVRYVEMQD
- a CDS encoding PIN domain-containing protein; translation: MKRISRLRREMIIDSNFLIDILNNDSNAVKKLEELKERKEPLLLAPGVLYELYSGTESEKEITRIENELNQAELTPAIEKEAARIRKKLTAEGKPISSIDYLIAGTARHLNEKILTRDEHFKRIEELKVEEF
- a CDS encoding HEPN domain-containing protein, giving the protein MKEFEKFIEEGKVRETKPNPSQARSLIQKAEKRLRYVKGRNITEENADLILEDSYEAVREALDAFLVLDGYKPHSHEASIIYGFENLEIPYGTTNKLNKFRKLRNDSKYRGEDIKRKEAEKILKIAKELIPLLKEKFNGRENQQ
- a CDS encoding ribbon-helix-helix domain-containing protein, producing MSKVAVNIPDEEKSIVDKFVEKIPGYKNRSDFIRKALRNEMDRDYNTLEELTGSWSDEEAEKARENIKEIDEEDIEAQKRNDY
- a CDS encoding type II glyceraldehyde-3-phosphate dehydrogenase, producing the protein MVKVVIAGCGTIGKRVAEAVKKQDDMELYGIADVSQTGGLRTVLSEDGPLHGTHLYASNQEGKENLEEQGFYVEGLLEDQLDEIDVVVDCTPPGVDEANKENLYEPNDVKAVFQGGASDDIAEVKFNADANYEEARGEDFVKVVSCNTTSLSRTMSVVDERFGVESATANLVRRGGDIPQDGRGPINSTIPVTEVPSHHGPDVQAVMPELDITTLAVKVPVTFGHVHMVTVDLEEDISEEEAVQAFEDQPRVRLINAGEGYDSTGKVHEMMRDLERPRSDMPEAGVWRETIDVEDGKLRWIHMVHQESIVVPDNVDAIRAMFDMEDKETSIEMTNEKMHIE